A genomic window from Streptomyces broussonetiae includes:
- a CDS encoding MarC family protein, producing MFDFAVFGSLFLTLFVIMDPPGITPIFLALTAGRPAKVQKRMAFQAVCVAFGVIAVFGVLGHQILNYLHVSIPALMIAGGLLLLLIALDLLTGKTDEPKQTKDVNVALVPLGMPLLAGPGAIVSVILAVQKAGSVATQVSVWSAILAIHVVLWLVMRYSLLIIRVIKDGGVVLVTRLAGMMLSAIAVQQIINGITQVIRGS from the coding sequence ATGTTCGACTTCGCCGTCTTCGGCTCTTTGTTTCTGACCCTTTTTGTCATCATGGATCCCCCCGGGATCACCCCGATCTTCCTCGCCCTGACCGCCGGCCGGCCGGCCAAGGTGCAGAAGCGGATGGCCTTCCAGGCCGTCTGCGTGGCGTTCGGGGTCATCGCCGTCTTCGGCGTCCTGGGCCATCAGATCCTGAACTACCTGCACGTCTCCATCCCCGCGCTGATGATCGCGGGCGGTCTGCTGCTCCTGCTGATCGCGCTCGACCTGCTCACCGGCAAGACGGACGAGCCCAAGCAGACCAAGGACGTGAACGTCGCGCTCGTACCGCTGGGCATGCCGCTGCTCGCCGGGCCCGGTGCGATCGTGTCCGTGATCCTGGCCGTGCAGAAGGCCGGCAGTGTGGCCACGCAGGTCTCGGTGTGGTCCGCGATCCTCGCGATCCACGTCGTGCTGTGGCTGGTGATGCGTTACTCGCTGCTGATCATCCGGGTCATCAAGGACGGCGGCGTCGTCCTCGTGACGCGCCTCGCGGGCATGATGCTCTCCGCGATCGCCGTGCAGCAGATCATCAACGGGATCACTCAAGTGATCCGGGGGAGCTGA
- a CDS encoding DUF1003 domain-containing protein, producing MAPERESGTRERTPTGATAATRPRTPRLDQPRPPRRRILPEWDPEAFGRLSEKIARFLGTGRFIVWMTVVIILWVLWNVTVPAVLRFDQYPFIFLTLALSLQASYAAPLILLAQNRQDDRDRVNLEQDRKQNERSIADTEYLTREIAALRTGLGEVATRDWMRSELQDLMRDLEERWRSDGHDGHVVFPAERSERSTGRDTDDR from the coding sequence ATGGCTCCTGAGCGCGAGAGCGGCACCCGCGAGCGCACCCCGACGGGTGCCACGGCGGCCACCCGGCCCCGTACGCCCCGTCTGGACCAGCCGCGCCCGCCCAGGCGCCGGATCCTGCCCGAATGGGACCCGGAGGCCTTCGGGCGGCTGTCGGAGAAGATCGCGCGGTTCCTGGGCACGGGACGCTTCATCGTCTGGATGACGGTCGTCATCATCCTCTGGGTGCTGTGGAACGTCACCGTGCCCGCCGTGCTGCGCTTCGACCAGTACCCGTTCATCTTCCTGACCCTGGCCCTGTCCCTGCAGGCCTCCTACGCGGCCCCGCTGATCCTGCTCGCGCAGAACCGGCAGGACGACCGCGACCGGGTCAACCTGGAGCAGGACCGCAAGCAGAACGAGCGGTCGATCGCCGACACCGAGTACCTGACCCGGGAGATCGCCGCGCTGCGCACGGGCCTCGGCGAGGTGGCGACCCGCGACTGGATGCGCTCGGAGTTGCAGGACCTGATGAGGGACCTGGAGGAACGGTGGCGCTCCGACGGACACGACGGTCATGTCGTATTCCCGGCGGAACGGTCAGAACGGTCCACGGGACGTGACACAGACGACCGCTGA
- a CDS encoding PHP domain-containing protein: MRIDLHCHSTASDGTDTPAELVRNAAAAGLDVVALTDHDTTRGYGEAIAALPEGLTLVTGAELSCRVDGVSMHMLAYLFDPEEPALLAERELVRDDRVPRARAMVAKLNALGVPVTWEQVERIAAGGSVGRPHVASALVELGVVPTVSDAFTEEWLADGGRAFVEKHETDPFEAIRLVKGAGGVCVFAHPAAAKRGRTVSQTRIAELAAAGLDGIEVDHVDHDADARERLRGLAKELDLLVTGSSDYHGSRKTVSLGTYTTDPEVYGEITRRATGAFPVPGAGGA; encoded by the coding sequence GTGCGTATTGATCTGCACTGCCACTCCACGGCCTCCGACGGTACGGACACCCCGGCCGAGCTGGTGCGCAACGCTGCCGCCGCCGGGCTGGACGTCGTCGCGCTGACCGATCACGACACCACGCGCGGGTACGGCGAGGCGATCGCCGCGCTGCCCGAGGGGCTGACGCTGGTCACCGGGGCCGAGCTGTCCTGCCGTGTCGACGGTGTGTCCATGCACATGCTGGCCTACCTCTTCGACCCCGAGGAACCCGCGCTGCTCGCCGAGCGAGAGCTGGTGCGGGACGACCGGGTGCCGCGGGCCCGGGCCATGGTCGCCAAGCTCAACGCGCTCGGTGTGCCGGTCACCTGGGAGCAGGTCGAGCGGATCGCCGCCGGTGGCTCGGTGGGGCGCCCGCACGTCGCGAGCGCGCTGGTCGAGCTGGGCGTCGTTCCGACGGTGAGCGACGCGTTCACCGAGGAGTGGCTGGCCGACGGCGGGCGGGCCTTCGTGGAGAAGCACGAGACCGACCCCTTCGAGGCGATCCGGCTGGTCAAGGGCGCGGGCGGGGTCTGCGTGTTCGCGCACCCGGCCGCCGCCAAGCGTGGCCGGACGGTTTCGCAGACACGCATCGCCGAGCTGGCGGCGGCCGGCCTGGACGGCATCGAGGTCGATCACGTGGACCACGACGCCGATGCGCGCGAGCGGCTGCGGGGCCTTGCGAAGGAGCTGGACCTGCTGGTCACGGGCTCCTCGGACTACCACGGCAGCCGCAAGACCGTGTCGCTGGGCACGTACACGACCGACCCCGAGGTGTACGGGGAGATCACCCGGCGAGCCACTGGCGCGTTCCCGGTGCCGGGAGCCGGTGGAGCCTGA
- a CDS encoding DUF6758 family protein, with the protein MRGEPSCPRCGGRVRAPGLFADSWQCDVHGTVYPLQPVIPPSVEALAVVVQRTQVPVWMPWPLPVGWLFTGVAYAGDDRSGGRATAVACSGPGPLGGMGELILVAEELGVGLGARYAGIDGPDPGSYMNIEKPPEVKVLAAGRPTPLWHVFRTPEDRAVFAGEALGMWLWAVMWPEQSGLLMYDELVLTDLREAGAELDLVPCGALSPRLLRP; encoded by the coding sequence ATGAGGGGCGAACCCAGTTGCCCGAGGTGTGGTGGCCGGGTCAGGGCTCCCGGTCTCTTCGCCGATTCGTGGCAGTGCGATGTGCACGGCACGGTGTATCCGCTGCAGCCCGTGATCCCGCCCAGCGTCGAAGCCCTCGCCGTCGTCGTGCAGCGCACCCAGGTCCCGGTGTGGATGCCCTGGCCGCTGCCGGTCGGCTGGCTCTTCACCGGTGTGGCCTACGCGGGCGACGACCGCAGCGGCGGCCGTGCGACCGCGGTCGCCTGTTCCGGACCCGGCCCGCTCGGCGGGATGGGGGAGCTGATCCTGGTCGCCGAGGAACTCGGCGTCGGCCTCGGCGCGCGGTACGCGGGCATCGACGGCCCGGACCCGGGGTCGTACATGAACATCGAGAAGCCGCCCGAGGTCAAGGTGCTGGCCGCCGGCCGCCCGACCCCCCTCTGGCACGTCTTCCGCACCCCCGAGGACCGCGCGGTCTTCGCCGGCGAGGCGCTCGGCATGTGGCTGTGGGCGGTGATGTGGCCCGAGCAGTCCGGACTGCTGATGTACGACGAACTGGTGCTGACGGATCTGCGCGAGGCGGGGGCGGAGCTGGACCTGGTGCCCTGCGGAGCGCTGTCGCCGCGCTTGCTCCGGCCGTAG
- a CDS encoding magnesium transporter MgtE N-terminal domain-containing protein, with protein MAAGAPRIFVSHLAGVPVFDPNGDQVGRVRDLVVMLRVGRRPPRVLGLVVELSTRRRIFLPMTRVTGIETGQVITTGVMNVRRFEQRPTERLVFGELLDRRVTLVETGEEATVLDVSVQQLPARRDWEVDRVFIRKGKKSGAFRRARGETLTAEWSDVTGFSLEEHGQGAESLLATFEQLRPADLANVLHHLSAKRRAEVAAALDDDRLADVLEELPEDDQIEILGKLKEERAADVLEAMDPDDAADLLSELPEEDKERLLSLMQPADAADMRRLMSYEEHTAGGLMTTEPIVLRPDATVADALARVRNPDLSPALAAQVYVCRPPDETPTGRYLGTVHFQRLLRDPPYTLVSSLVDDDLQTLAPDAALPVIAGFFATYDMVAAPVVDEAGSLLGAVTVDDVLDHMLPEDWRETEFHLDEGEGAAAHGS; from the coding sequence ATGGCAGCCGGCGCCCCACGGATCTTCGTCTCACACCTCGCCGGGGTCCCCGTCTTCGATCCCAACGGCGACCAGGTGGGCCGCGTCCGCGACCTGGTCGTCATGTTGCGCGTCGGCCGACGGCCCCCGCGGGTGCTCGGGCTGGTCGTCGAGCTGTCCACCCGGCGCCGGATCTTCCTGCCCATGACCCGGGTGACCGGCATCGAGACCGGACAGGTCATCACCACCGGCGTCATGAACGTCCGCCGCTTCGAGCAGCGGCCCACCGAGCGGCTGGTCTTCGGGGAGCTGCTGGACCGGCGCGTGACGCTCGTGGAGACCGGCGAGGAGGCGACCGTCCTCGACGTGTCCGTGCAGCAGCTGCCCGCCCGCCGGGACTGGGAGGTCGACCGCGTCTTCATCCGCAAGGGGAAGAAGAGCGGTGCCTTCCGGCGGGCCAGGGGCGAGACGCTGACCGCCGAGTGGTCGGACGTCACCGGCTTCTCCCTCGAGGAACACGGGCAGGGCGCCGAGAGCCTGCTCGCCACCTTCGAGCAGCTGCGCCCGGCCGACCTCGCCAACGTGCTGCACCACCTCTCCGCCAAACGGCGGGCCGAGGTCGCCGCCGCGCTCGACGACGACCGCCTCGCCGACGTACTGGAAGAACTCCCGGAGGACGACCAGATCGAGATCCTCGGCAAGCTCAAGGAGGAGCGTGCGGCGGACGTCCTGGAGGCCATGGACCCCGACGACGCGGCCGACCTGCTCTCCGAGCTGCCGGAGGAGGACAAGGAACGGCTGCTGAGCCTGATGCAGCCGGCCGACGCGGCCGACATGCGCCGTCTGATGTCGTACGAGGAGCACACGGCAGGAGGTCTGATGACCACCGAGCCGATCGTGCTGCGCCCGGACGCCACGGTCGCCGACGCGCTCGCCCGGGTCCGCAACCCCGACCTCTCCCCCGCGCTCGCCGCCCAGGTCTACGTCTGCCGCCCGCCCGACGAGACCCCGACCGGCAGGTACCTGGGCACCGTCCACTTCCAGCGGCTGCTGCGCGACCCGCCGTACACGCTGGTCAGCTCGCTCGTGGACGACGACCTGCAGACTCTGGCCCCGGACGCCGCCCTGCCCGTCATCGCCGGGTTCTTCGCCACGTACGACATGGTGGCCGCGCCGGTGGTGGACGAGGCCGGGTCGCTGCTGGGGGCGGTGACCGTGGACGACGTACTGGACCACATGCTGCCCGAGGACTGGCGGGAGACCGAGTTCCACCTGGACGAGGGAGAGGGGGCGGCCGCGCATGGCTCCTGA
- a CDS encoding Mrp/NBP35 family ATP-binding protein, which produces MATEDAVREALATVNDPEINRPITELGMVKSVEIGADGAVAVTVYLTVSGCPMRDTITQRVTDAVSRIEGVTRVDVTLDVMSDEQRKELATALRGGQAEREVPFAKPGSLTRVYAVASGKGGVGKSSVTVNLAAAMAADGLKVGVVDADIYGHSVPRMLGADGRPTQVENMIMPPSANGVKVISIGMFTPGNAPVVWRGPMLHRALQQFLADVYWGDLDVLLLDLPPGTGDIAISVAQLVPNAEILVVTTPQQAAAEVAERAGSIAVQTHQKIVGVVENMSGLPCPHCGEMVDVFGTGGGQLVADGLTRTTGATVPVLGSIPIDVRLREGGDEGKPVVLTDPDSPAGSALRAIAGKLGGRQRGLSGLSLGITPKNKF; this is translated from the coding sequence ATGGCTACGGAAGACGCGGTGCGCGAGGCACTGGCGACGGTGAACGACCCCGAGATCAACCGCCCCATCACCGAACTGGGGATGGTCAAGTCGGTGGAGATCGGCGCGGACGGAGCGGTCGCGGTCACCGTGTACCTGACGGTGTCCGGCTGCCCCATGCGCGACACCATCACCCAGCGCGTCACCGACGCGGTCTCCCGCATCGAGGGCGTCACCCGGGTCGACGTCACGCTGGACGTGATGAGCGACGAGCAGCGCAAGGAGCTGGCCACCGCCCTGCGCGGCGGCCAGGCCGAGCGCGAGGTCCCCTTCGCCAAGCCGGGCAGCCTGACCCGGGTCTACGCGGTCGCCTCCGGCAAGGGCGGCGTCGGCAAGTCCTCCGTGACGGTCAACCTGGCGGCGGCCATGGCGGCCGACGGACTCAAGGTGGGCGTCGTCGACGCCGACATCTACGGCCACAGCGTGCCGCGCATGCTGGGCGCGGACGGTCGCCCGACCCAGGTCGAGAACATGATCATGCCGCCGTCGGCGAACGGCGTGAAGGTCATCTCCATCGGCATGTTCACCCCTGGCAACGCCCCGGTCGTCTGGCGCGGCCCGATGCTGCACCGGGCGCTCCAGCAGTTCCTGGCGGACGTCTACTGGGGCGACCTCGACGTCCTCCTGCTGGACCTGCCGCCCGGCACCGGCGACATCGCGATCTCCGTGGCCCAGCTGGTCCCGAACGCCGAGATCCTCGTCGTGACCACGCCTCAGCAGGCGGCGGCCGAGGTCGCCGAGCGCGCCGGCTCCATCGCGGTGCAGACCCACCAGAAGATCGTCGGCGTGGTCGAGAACATGTCCGGCCTGCCCTGCCCGCACTGCGGCGAGATGGTCGACGTCTTCGGCACGGGCGGCGGCCAGCTGGTCGCCGACGGCCTGACCCGCACCACCGGTGCGACGGTCCCGGTCCTCGGCAGCATCCCGATCGACGTCCGTCTGCGCGAGGGCGGCGACGAGGGCAAGCCGGTCGTCCTGACCGACCCGGACTCCCCCGCGGGCAGCGCCCTGCGGGCGATCGCCGGGAAGCTGGGGGGACGGCAGCGGGGCCTGTCGGGGCTGTCGCTGGGGATCACGCCCAAGAACAAGTTCTGA
- a CDS encoding MFS transporter: MDDPFDAGAGGLLRQPKAVWATAGASVVAFMGIGLVDPILPSIAQGLHATTSQVSLLFTSYFLITAVAMLLTGFVSSRIGGRRTLLLGLAFVVVFAGLAGTSGSVAQLVGFRAGWGLGNALFVSTALAVIVGAAAGGSAAAILLYESALGLGMACGPLLGAVLGNLSWRYPFFGTATLMAIGFLCITAFLKEQPKPARRTSVLDPIRALGHGGLASAAVSAFFYNYTFFTVLAFTPFVLDMTPYRSGAVFFAWGVLLAVFSVIVAPRMQARFGSLKVLGGSLVLLAADVLVLGYGNHTTAVVCTVLSGAFIGVNNTVYTELALGVSDAPRPVASAGYNFVRWFAAAAAPYFAPKIEEWTDIHIPFVVAALTALAGAAVVAVRREALTHDAEELEVAHATEDGVNALAN; the protein is encoded by the coding sequence ATGGACGACCCATTCGACGCGGGAGCCGGTGGCCTGCTGCGACAGCCCAAGGCGGTCTGGGCCACGGCCGGCGCCTCCGTCGTCGCCTTCATGGGCATCGGCCTGGTCGACCCGATCCTGCCCTCCATCGCACAGGGCCTGCACGCCACGACCAGCCAGGTGTCCCTGCTCTTCACCTCGTACTTCCTGATCACCGCGGTCGCGATGCTGCTCACCGGCTTCGTCTCCAGCCGCATCGGGGGCCGCCGGACCCTGCTGCTCGGCCTCGCCTTCGTCGTGGTCTTCGCGGGCCTGGCCGGCACCTCCGGCTCGGTCGCGCAGCTCGTCGGCTTCCGGGCGGGCTGGGGTCTGGGCAACGCCCTGTTCGTCTCCACCGCCCTCGCGGTGATCGTGGGCGCGGCGGCCGGCGGCAGCGCGGCGGCGATCCTGCTCTACGAGTCCGCGCTCGGCCTCGGCATGGCCTGCGGTCCGCTGCTCGGCGCGGTACTCGGCAACCTCAGCTGGCGCTACCCCTTCTTCGGCACGGCCACACTGATGGCGATCGGCTTCCTGTGCATCACGGCGTTCCTGAAGGAGCAGCCGAAGCCGGCCCGCAGGACCTCGGTCCTGGACCCGATCAGGGCACTCGGCCACGGCGGCCTCGCCTCGGCCGCGGTCTCCGCCTTCTTCTACAACTACACGTTCTTCACCGTGCTGGCCTTCACGCCGTTCGTGCTGGACATGACGCCGTACCGCTCGGGCGCGGTGTTCTTCGCCTGGGGCGTGCTGCTCGCCGTCTTCTCGGTGATCGTGGCCCCGCGCATGCAGGCGCGCTTCGGCTCGCTGAAGGTGCTCGGCGGCTCCCTGGTGCTGCTCGCCGCGGACGTCCTGGTCCTCGGCTACGGCAACCACACCACGGCCGTCGTCTGCACGGTCCTGTCCGGCGCCTTCATCGGCGTGAACAACACCGTCTACACCGAGCTGGCCCTCGGCGTCTCCGACGCGCCGCGCCCCGTGGCGAGCGCGGGCTACAACTTCGTGCGCTGGTTCGCCGCCGCGGCCGCCCCCTACTTCGCGCCGAAGATCGAGGAGTGGACCGACATCCACATCCCGTTCGTGGTCGCGGCGCTCACCGCCCTGGCGGGTGCCGCCGTGGTCGCCGTCCGGCGCGAGGCGCTGACCCACGACGCCGAGGAGCTGGAGGTGGCGCACGCCACGGAGGACGGCGTCAACGCCCTCGCCAACTGA
- a CDS encoding magnesium and cobalt transport protein CorA, whose protein sequence is MSMIRDLRAVVRPSRPSLRKDTAASYDTTRDPATPSAVVDCAVYRDGARVESGKPLSPHEAMRQVRRDGGFVWIGLHEPTEAEFAGIAGEFGLHPLAVEDAVQAHQRPKLERYDDSLFTVFKTIHYVEHDRLTANSEVVETGEVMCFTGRDFFITVRHGGQGSLRALRHRLQDDPELLAKGPSAVLHSIADHVVDGYIAVADAVQDDIDEVETEVFSPGRGGVARGVDSARIYQLKREVLEFKRAVAPLLRPMQLLSERPMRLIDPDIQKYFRDVADHLARVQEQVVSFDELLNSILQANLAQASVAQNEDMRKITAWAAIIAVPTMVTGVYGMNFDHMPELHWKYGYPLVLSVTVAACVGIHRVLKRNGWL, encoded by the coding sequence ATGTCGATGATCCGCGACCTGCGCGCCGTGGTCCGCCCGTCCCGTCCCTCGCTGCGCAAGGACACCGCCGCCTCGTACGACACCACCCGTGACCCCGCCACCCCCTCGGCCGTCGTGGACTGCGCCGTCTACCGCGACGGCGCCCGGGTCGAGAGCGGCAAGCCGCTGAGCCCGCACGAGGCGATGCGGCAGGTACGGCGCGACGGCGGCTTCGTCTGGATCGGGCTGCACGAGCCGACCGAGGCCGAATTCGCCGGTATCGCGGGCGAGTTCGGGCTGCACCCGCTGGCCGTCGAGGACGCGGTGCAGGCCCACCAGCGGCCGAAGCTGGAGCGGTACGACGACTCGCTGTTCACGGTCTTCAAGACCATCCACTACGTCGAGCACGACCGGCTCACCGCCAACAGTGAGGTCGTGGAGACCGGCGAGGTCATGTGCTTCACCGGCCGGGACTTCTTCATCACCGTCCGGCACGGCGGCCAGGGCTCGCTGCGGGCGCTGCGCCACCGCCTCCAGGACGACCCGGAGCTGCTGGCCAAGGGCCCCTCGGCCGTGCTGCACTCCATCGCCGACCACGTCGTGGACGGTTACATCGCGGTCGCCGACGCCGTGCAGGACGACATCGACGAGGTGGAGACCGAGGTCTTCTCGCCGGGCCGGGGCGGAGTCGCGCGCGGTGTGGACTCGGCCCGGATCTACCAGCTCAAGCGCGAGGTGCTGGAGTTCAAGCGGGCAGTGGCCCCGCTGCTGCGGCCCATGCAGCTGCTGAGCGAGCGGCCGATGCGGCTGATCGATCCGGACATCCAGAAGTACTTCCGGGACGTCGCCGACCACCTCGCCCGGGTCCAGGAGCAGGTCGTGAGCTTCGACGAGCTGCTCAACTCCATCCTCCAGGCCAACCTGGCGCAGGCGTCCGTCGCGCAGAACGAGGACATGCGCAAGATCACCGCCTGGGCCGCGATCATCGCCGTACCGACGATGGTGACCGGTGTGTACGGCATGAACTTCGACCACATGCCGGAGCTGCACTGGAAGTACGGCTACCCGCTGGTCCTGAGCGTCACCGTCGCCGCCTGTGTGGGCATCCACCGTGTGCTCAAGCGCAACGGCTGGCTGTGA
- a CDS encoding NYN domain-containing protein codes for MEPMNDDLVALGARIDRTNELLLRMLAEVAKTPSTHAIFVDAGYLYAAAGRLVAGTEDRRAFDLDAEGLIEALIDKARQIFADSRLLRVYWYDGARRRIHTAEQQSIAELPDVKVRLGNLNANNQQKGVDSLIRTDLESLARHRAISDAVLLGGDEDLVSAVEAAQGYGARVHLWGIEAPEGRNQAEPLLWEVDSQRTLDLEFFKPYVSRRTAVAYEAGAGARPSRDDVRFVGAQIAAKWLASRGREALVELLPGHPYLPGSVDQDLLVEAEGLLQYSLRGQADLRRSLRDGFWEHLQAQY; via the coding sequence ATGGAACCGATGAACGACGACCTCGTGGCCCTGGGTGCCCGCATCGACCGCACGAACGAGCTGCTGCTGCGCATGCTCGCCGAGGTGGCGAAGACGCCCTCCACCCACGCGATCTTCGTCGATGCGGGCTATCTGTACGCGGCGGCGGGCCGGCTGGTCGCCGGGACCGAGGACCGCCGGGCCTTCGACCTCGACGCCGAGGGGCTGATCGAGGCACTGATCGACAAGGCACGCCAGATCTTCGCGGACAGCCGCCTGCTGCGCGTCTACTGGTACGACGGCGCCCGCCGCCGCATCCACACCGCCGAGCAGCAGTCCATCGCCGAGCTGCCCGATGTCAAGGTCCGCCTCGGCAACCTCAACGCCAACAACCAGCAGAAGGGCGTCGATTCGCTGATCCGCACGGATCTGGAGTCACTGGCCCGGCACCGGGCCATCAGCGACGCGGTGCTTCTCGGTGGCGACGAGGACCTGGTCTCGGCGGTCGAGGCGGCCCAGGGCTACGGCGCCCGGGTCCACCTGTGGGGCATCGAGGCGCCGGAGGGCCGCAACCAGGCCGAGCCCCTGCTCTGGGAGGTCGACAGTCAGCGCACCCTGGATCTGGAGTTCTTCAAGCCCTACGTCTCGCGCCGCACGGCCGTCGCCTACGAGGCCGGCGCCGGGGCCCGGCCCAGCCGTGACGACGTCCGCTTCGTCGGCGCCCAGATCGCGGCGAAATGGCTCGCCTCCCGGGGGCGCGAGGCTCTCGTCGAGCTGCTCCCCGGCCACCCCTACCTGCCCGGCTCCGTCGACCAGGACCTGCTGGTCGAGGCCGAGGGCCTGCTCCAGTACTCCCTGCGCGGCCAGGCGGACCTGCGCCGCTCCCTCAGGGACGGTTTCTGGGAGCACCTGCAGGCGCAGTACTAG
- a CDS encoding suppressor of fused domain protein has translation MVDVLPLVEARLSTALGEPDARAAVTFLGTDRIEVLRFQEGDLLRYATLGMSQHPMTEPTAMLAEPVKGPRAELVLSVRAGLADTDKVLRPLAVLAASPQVEGLVVAPGASLDTGDPLWPGAPFTSVLVGEPGGLVEDLELDDPMDPVRFLPLLPMTPNEAAWKRVHGAQALQERWLASGTDLRDPARRSVPLD, from the coding sequence ATGGTTGATGTTCTTCCTCTTGTCGAGGCACGGTTGAGCACTGCGCTGGGTGAACCGGATGCCCGCGCCGCCGTCACCTTCCTCGGTACGGACCGCATCGAGGTGCTCCGTTTCCAGGAGGGGGATCTCCTGCGCTACGCCACCCTCGGCATGTCCCAGCACCCCATGACCGAGCCCACGGCGATGCTCGCCGAGCCGGTCAAGGGTCCCCGTGCCGAGCTGGTCCTCTCCGTCCGCGCGGGCCTCGCCGACACCGACAAGGTGCTGCGGCCGCTGGCCGTCCTGGCCGCGTCCCCGCAGGTGGAGGGTCTGGTCGTGGCTCCCGGCGCCTCCTTGGACACCGGCGACCCGCTGTGGCCCGGCGCTCCCTTCACCTCGGTCCTGGTGGGCGAGCCCGGCGGCCTGGTCGAGGATCTGGAGCTGGACGACCCGATGGATCCCGTACGGTTCCTGCCGCTGCTTCCGATGACCCCGAACGAGGCGGCCTGGAAGCGGGTGCACGGCGCCCAGGCCCTCCAGGAACGCTGGCTGGCGAGCGGGACGGACCTGAGGGATCCCGCCCGCAGATCCGTCCCGCTCGACTGA